One Harpia harpyja isolate bHarHar1 chromosome 11, bHarHar1 primary haplotype, whole genome shotgun sequence genomic window, AAAGTTGAGATGCTTTCTCTCAGATGCGAGTCTGGATCACTCGCAGAAGGAACTATGGGGCAGGGACCAGGTGTTTGACCTAGCCGGAGCCTAAAAGCACGGCTCTGGAGCAAGCCCATGACCCAAATGGCGCCAGGGGGGGTTTAGCTGCGGAGGGTGGGTGCAGGTCCACCCTTCACGCAcatccctgcctcctccagcGCTCAGCCAAGGGCAATTTCAGAGGTTTTTCCGAGGAACAGACTGGCATAAACAGGCAACGGTTTGAGCTGATAGCTGCTGTCACAGTGACAGCGCAGAGCTGGCAGTGCGCCAGGCTGCCGAGCCTCGCTGCCCGCTCTTCTGAAGAGAGGCCAGATTAATTAAAACAAGCCACCATCCTCCGCCTCAAGCCTTCTCAACATCCTCTGCCTctgggctgggaagaggcagccGGGCACGGGCAGAGGTGGAAAACaccatccctgcctcccactcCATGGGCTGGGGGCTCCTCCAGCTTGAGGACAAAGGTTCCTCTTTGGGAAACAAAGACTACAGTTGCAAATCAGgccatataaatacatataggTATACATATTGCATTATGCATTGGCCCTGAATGCATCCCAAAGGGCCCCATTTAAATGCATCTGGGGCAGAAGCCGACCTGTTGAACTTTGGGGTACACCCCAAATCTCCACCTCCTCAGCCTGAAGAGGCTGCAGGGATGTGTGGATACAAAAAGACTCCAGCAACTTTGGGTGCAAAGCACCAGTGCAGAGGAACTGGGCTATAGGGCACTTTTGCTCTTCATCCCCTGTTAACTTTGAGCTCAGGTTCAAGATCATATTGCTGCAGCTTAGCCAGTTAGCCTGAGCAGGAGCAACAGCCTGTGGCTTTGCTCAGCCAGCAGCGGGCCAAGAGGTAACCGGTCCCACAGAGCTTTTTTCTGATGGTTAAGGCCACCTTAGGCGCCTGTGCCATGGGCTCCAGGCAGAGAGTGCTGCCACGGCTCAGCtaccttcctcttctcccagctcttcccggtgccttctGCTGATTTGGCTCGGTCAGCTTTGCAAATTAAGCTGTTTTGGGCTTGTTTTCCCATAGAAATAATGCACCCGGGAACTGCACCCCCAAATCTGTAGGAAACTAGGCTGAGGTCAGCCCCTTGAGACAAGTGCCCACATAAACCAGCCATGATGCTGCAGCTctcccatccccagcacagctctTCCTCACAGCAGCATCGGAGTGCTCTGCTTGGGGGTGGCCCTGCGCCGGGAGCAGCAGGGATGGACGGTGCATGCTCGCATCTGGCAATAAGTAACAGGGAGCGGAGACCAGGACAGGCAGTCTTTGCTCTCCCCGCCTGGCTCCTGGAGTAGTGATCACGGTGTTCCCAGCCCTGGCACGGGGACAGAGGCGGCTGGAAGTGACCCATGCGGAGGCAGCTAAGCCCAACCCAAAGCACCCCCCAGGGCTCCCACACTTACACTTTCTCCTTACACCAGAACCTATTGACCACGAAAGCGATGGCCACCAGGACTAGAAACACAACCACTGCGATGACACCCTGCGACCATGGCTGGAGACTGCcccgggctgcagaaaaaaagaggacacaTGTTAGAAATACGTCCTCAGGCTTTATCTGCTTCGCCAAGCTTCTCCCATCCAGCTTCAGCAACGTCCAGCCAAAAGCTCCGTCCTGCAAAGCCGAGCAAAGCATGTTGCTGTTAATCCAGGCTGGCTTACCTGGGCAACAGCAATGAAATAAAGTGCAAAGAACAGCAGTTTTGCTGGCATTTGCATGTGGAGCATGGTACCTTGCAGCTTTGGGACcccatatatacacatatatatatatatgtatgcagtGGGGCACAGATGACTCTGAGGTGGGGGGACAAAGGGCTGGGGGACATGGAGGGAGGATGTTTGCCCAAAGTGGCAGGGGAAAGAAGGTGGAGGGGCTTCAGCAAACTGTTTATTCTCCATCCCCAGATGCCACAGACATTGTTCCCACATTATATTCCAAATACTGCCCAGTAAAATAAGGATCCCACAACAGGGACAGTGTCATTCTCACAGCAAACGGTTGCTGGCATGGATTTCAGTAAAATCTACTGTTCAACAAGTTTCCAGAGCAGCAAGCTGATTTATGATGGGAAATTGAAGGCTGAAGTGTTCAGAGCAACAGCCTCCAGTGaaaggacaggcagggctggcggGAGGTGGTGGTGGGTGATGGGGAGCTGACCACGGCATCCCTGGCTCCCCCAGGGTGGGATGGATGGCTTCATAGATTCATTTTTCTCTAGCTGGGCTCAAGAGGTGATGCAGCCACGGGCAGGAAGGCTGTGAGACATATTCCTGGATGCGGGAAGATCTCAAGGGCACGGCAATGAGAAGAGGAAACCTTGTCCCAGTCCTTGCTGGGGCGGCTGTTCCTCGCCTCCCAATGGCTTTTAAGCAACAGAGTACTCAGATGTATTTAACCCCATCCTTAAGTGTTGTCCTGAATATCAGCATTCACATCAGCACCAAAAGGAGACGTTGTCCATGCGGACAAATCCCTTCAGGATTTAATTACTACTTTATTCAGGCACggcttttcctctttctgctcaTCGAAACACCAACCCTTGCACATAGGCGAGGTCCCTCTGCGTGGGCAGATGGGGCAGGTGGAGGATgctccccgccagccccagcATCAACCTCGGACCCAGTCCCTGCCACTGGCACCCACAAAGCAGAGCTGCCCCAGGATGAGTGCATTGGTACTTCAATCTGAATGGGGAGCTTTATGCTAGCTGAACACTTCATCTGTCTCATGGGAGACAAATCTCTGCTATAAACAGCAAATAATCTTTACTAACGGCAATAAAGGTGGGCTGTATGGTCCACGTGTGCGAACTCCTCATCCACAGCCAGCTCCATGCTGGCTCCGCTACTGCTGACAGTCCTCATCTCCTTCCtctggttttggggagggggactGTCCTTTGTTAAGGCTTCCAGCTCCTTGAATCCTTACTGCAAgaggcttttatttaaaaaaaaccccaaaaccaaaaaaaaaaaaaaaaaccaccaccaaaacaaagctcttttttcctcttggaaGTGAAATCGGCCTGGCCAACTGATTCACTGTCTGTGCCAGTCCGGAAAGTGGTGGCACCCCCGGGCGAGCGGCCGGGAGAGCAGCCCGGAACAACGGCCTTCagctccccccacctccccacagaGACACTTGCCATGTTTATTGCAAGGTCCTGGGGGCAATACTCAAGCGGGAGGAATTCAGGCAGAAATTCCCTCTTGTATCAGCATGTTTTGGCTGAAATCCCATCATATCAGCAGACTGCTGGTGGGGGTAGCAGGGGGGCGGTGGCAGTGAGGAAGAGCAGAGCTtggtcccctcctgccccacctgaTGGGCAGGAGATGCTCTTGCCCCTGCTGCCCACCACCCCCGTGGGTGCAGCCCCAAACACACCTATTGCCTCCAGGCTGAGCTTTGGCCTGTTTTGCGTCCTCCCTCGCTCTGCCCTTGGCTGTTATCTCAGCCACAATTATTTATTAgttgtggtttatttttcctgccAGGGCCAGGGTTTCCAGCCTAAGCCTAGGAGGGGATGGTCGGGTCCAACCCTCGGTGAGGTTTCTGCTGGGGTTAAGGGAGTTCAAGGTCAACCGGGGAATGAAGTCAGCGATGACTGAAATCGCCAAATTTGCATCTCGTGATCTTCAAGCAAAGGAGGTGAGAAGATAAGTGGTAGTAAACATCTTCCGAGCAGCCATGCTCAGGAGGTACTGTCTGGTTTTGCAAACCAAACCTTACTCAGACAGCTGTTTCCACCAGATTTCAGAGCATccaaagccaaaaggaaaactaccaaaccaaaaccaagcagttCTGGCTTTGAGAGACCACGTAGAGCCTGGCTGCAAGGGGAGACAAAGATGGCAGGGGAATCAGCTAATGCCTCCACATCGGGCTGAAATACCCCCGTGGGCATGGGGAACTTGCGTGGGCATAAGAAAGGAGGCATGGGAACCAGTCTGAAGCAAGAGCTTGATAGCATCTTCTCAGGGAGTGAGTATGCGGATGGCAGCCCTGGGGGGCACCGCCTGGCTGGAGCCCCACTGGAGCACACCTTGCTGCCCTGCCAGGAGGGATGGCCAAAAGGATGAGTCTCGCTTGTGGAAATGGGACTGTGTTGCTGGAAAAATGCTTTACCAGGGATGTCCCTCCCAGGACAGTCAGTTCCTTGGGCTCTGCCACCTCTTCTCTGTTTTGCCCCACGGCAATGGTGGGTTTTTCTCTCCCGAGCAAGATCTTCTAAGCCAGAGTAAGCAATGTGGGGTCTGCACATCGACAGACGTGTGTCTGTGCATCTGCAGCTACAAATGAGACCGAGGGAAGTGCTGAGGCCAATATAAGCCCTTGCACGTGCTGTAACTCCGTTTCCATGCTCAACGGCTGGTTTGAAGACACAGATCTGCTTTCTGATACATTTTCCCTGAGTGCTTGGAAAGCATCGGCTGGCCCCTGTGTTTTCCACTCTCTGAGGAAGCTCTGCCAGGCTCTGAACTGTcattaaaggctttttttttttctctttccaggcAACAGCAAAACTTTCAATCCTGCTGACAGTGGAGACCCCAGACTGTTAAATCCTCAGCAAGTTGGTAAACAAATACAGGAAGAGAGGTCAGGGCTGGGGCATCagaaggagaaggggggaggGAATTTTCCAGGACTTTGGCAGCATCAGATGAGTTTTAATTACTCCTCATTATTTCTAGCGTTAGACAAGTCCTTCCACAAATTTCCTAAAAATAATGCCCTGGCCATAGGAAGTTTCTCTATTCAGTCTTCGGGAGGGGAACGGGAGGGCAATTTGCAGAGGAAGATATTTGCTCCCTCACCTCAGCAATGATCAAAATTACAGATTAACAGGAAAACCTGTGAGCTTGGGGAGTGACGCTTACCCAGGGACGAGAGCGAgaaggaagacagacagaaaaaaaaaacaaccttaagAAAACAGATTACTCATCTCGGTGCACAGTCCTACCAGAGGTAAATCAGAGCTGCTTTATCTCTGTGTAAGCAGGAGAAATAAACCTCGGACGGCACTTTTAGCCTTTGGCAAAACAGGTAGAAAGTCTCCGTGCCCCGGCTCCGGCAAGACCTCCCAACCCACCGGACGCCCACCCGTCCCCATCGCCCGCTGATGTGAAGCCGGAGCTAAAGCTcaggcaggagctgggatgttttttctcttcccaagaggctcttccacggttGTCCCTTGTCCCCGAAGCCACCCCACGGAGCAGCTCCCGCCTGCCCGTGTCTCGGCGCACCTTCCTGCCTtcccccctgcctcagtttccccgggaggtcaggcagctgcctgcacttaccttcctggcagcaggcaggctcCAAcgccaggagcagccccaggaggaggaggaggaggcagcgggCAGGCATGGCGGCAGGCAGGGCCGTGGGCTCTCGGGGAGCGGAGGAGCAGCCGATCGCGGCCCCTCCTCGCAGGGCGCTGCGCTTGGGCACGCCGCCCTCCCACAGGAATGAGCGGCTTGGTCAATTATCAAACGTATTAACGAGGGAGGCTGATGTTCACACCTGGTTATTCAAATCCTGCTGCGGGCAGGGGTGGAAGGAGgtgcctctttctttctcccGCGGAGGCTGGCGGGGAATTTGGGGCACGGTGACTTGAACCTGACAGTCCCTTTAGGGCGTGGAAGGGGACTCAGCCACAAAACATTCGCATCGGCCCAGGAGGAAGAAACGACGACCAGATGGGTCAACCTCCTCCCCAGCATGGCTGCGGTGCTTGGGGAACGTGGTTGCACAGGACCGGGGTGTCTCCCAAGTCCCCCTCCCCGCAGCGGGAGAGCCAGGGGCTCCAGCGATGCCCCAGCTCTGACATCCATTCCCACCCCGCGGGACCCCAGGTCCTGGGGATGCGGGAAGCTGCCCCCCTCGcttccttgctcttttcttttcagcGAGTGTCATTAACAACCCAGCAAAACACATTTGTGGCTTAAAAACATCCATTTAATAAACCAGACTCGATGCCTTCCCCCTCCAATGCCTTGTTTAATGGAGAGACTGTTAAACAAAGCAAACATAGCATTCATTTTATTGAGCCTTCAGGGCTGTTTCCAAAATTTCTTTGACACCAGAAGAGGTAGAAACATCCAAAGACCCACAGCAGATGCTGCAGGATGGGGAAGGTTGCAGGTCCCGAGTTAAGCAGCTTCCCAGCCCATGCTGGGTTTGGATGGCTGACAAACCCACCCCGCAGGAAGAATAAAAGCTATTCGGCTTCACAGCTGCACAACTCCAGCTACTCctgaaggaaattttaaaattgtgaGCCAGTGGTTTCGTCGTCACTCTTCTCATGGTGTGTTGTAGCATCTCTGTAAGCCCAGCCCCGCAGGGCCGCTGAGCATCCCCCTCAGCAGCATCTGAGCTCCCGGCCTCGGGGTCTGGCGGTGTCCCCCCCCAGGGAACCCGTCTGGGTGCTGGGTCCCATGCAGGCACCCACAAGGGACCCACGCTCAGGAATGTGCAGCACCCTCAGGAATACATACCCACCGGTGCAGGAATGCCCTTCTCTTTGCCCTGGATCTAGAATAACATCATTTATCCTGAAAACAAGCCAGAGTTGGCTTGAGCTCTACCAGACTGAAGGCCAGTTCCTGGCTGTCTCCCAGATTCCTTTCCATGGCCAAATGCCCACCTGCAACGTGGGATAATCGCATTCCCAACCCTGCTAGTTTTTGCTTACAAACTCCGTGGGGCAGGGACTCTCCCACTGCACCCAGCAAGGAAGTGGCACGACAGGGACCTGCCCATAATAAGTCCCTATAAAAGCAATCTAATCCTGCTACGGCGAAAAAGGAATAGcttgtgaagaaataaaaatgagagtgAACTTTGGGTTTCCCAGGACTTGATTCCATGTTATCTATCCAGGAAAGCAGGCAAATCTTGCGATCTTTGCTGCCTGCTTATTGCTTGTCTCTTAGCAAAAGCCCAGCAAAACACCCAGCTGTTTAGAGCAGGAAGCTTTATCAGCAGATCAGAAGTCCTAGAGAAgccagtcctgctgctgcccttggaAAATTCAAGGGCTGAGACATTTCTCTGCTATTGCTATGCACCCCCCAGTCACGCCTCGGGCTGCAGAAGGTTGCTCACAGGGTTCCTTCTGGTCCTCCTCCACATGTACGCCGGGTTGTCTTCTCACCCCAGGGctctgcccagcccagctccagggACCCTGGGCTGATTTTCCAAAGATAGGGATATCTCAAGGATCCACCCATATCCTACAGTGTGTTGAGGGGACAGGGCATGACAAACCAGACCCCGAGATgaaggcagggctgctgtgcCTTCCAGACAGGGGTCTTGCTGTTGGCTCCCTCCTGAGGAGCAAATAACACTTTACCATTGCTCATTCCCACATTTAGCAGAAATTTAAGGAAATTGAATTGTTTGGGGTTTGCTGATGAGGCCAGGGAATCGCTCGTTTGCTTATCTCAAAGCTCCCCTGTGCTCCAATGCATCTTCTTTAGCCCCAGGCAGCTATTAGGAAGGTATGCGCTCTTGTGGCCGCAAGCTCCCTGCTTGGTTGCATATCCCTGGGATCGGCCTGAGGGAATGAAAAATAGCAAGTCACTGTAATGGCAGCAGCCTTTTTGCAGGGGCAAAGTCCAaaatttcagcaaataatttGCTATACGGTTTCTCCTTTTGTCATTCTGGCCATGGCTTGGGACCTGCAGAGATGACAAGCTATGTGTTTCTGCTGCAGCGCACTGGAAATGTTGCTGTCTCTCTCATTTAAGCCTTCAGCATCACCCAGCTGTGGTGAGTCAAAGCCCTACAGGTCCGTTTTATGAgtgagggaaactgaggcacagaaaggcaAATCACCTTGGCAGCATTTAGTCAAACCCACGTGGAGCCAGAGCCAGCTCAGTTCTCtccgttgtggtttaaccccagccagcaactaactCTCGCTCgctcctcccacctcccagtgggatggggaggagaatcggaaaaaaagtaaaactcgtgggttgagataagaacggtttaatagggaaagcaaaagtcacgtgcacaagcaaagcaaaccaaggaattcattcaccacctcccatcggcaggcagttgttcagccatccccaggaaagcagggctccatcacacctaacggttacttgggaagacaaaatgccgtaactctgaacatcccccccttccttcttcttcccccagctttaaatgctgagcatgacgtcatatggtctggaatatccctttggtcagtgggggtcagccgtcccggctgtgtcccctcccaaattcttgtgcacccccagcctactcgctgctGGGGTCTTGTGAGAGGCAGtgaaggccttggctctgtgtaagcgctgctcagcaatagctaaaacaccCCTGCGTTATCaattccagcacaaatccaaaacatagccccatactacctaatatgaagaaaattaactctatcccagccaaaaccagcacactctcCCAGGGACCCACGTAAGCATTTGCCAATACAACCAGTCTTGCACAAAGTAAGTCTTGGAATTTCAGGATTTACGCTGATATCCTCCAAAAATTGgcgtttttttccccctaagaaaTATGTCACTTTTAGCCAAAATTAACATTTGCTCAAAGCAACATTCCTGAGCCTAAAATGTGTTCCTGGGTGATATGGCTCAGAGCACAGATGCCAGTTCCTCTTTGAAAAACGTTGTGGGGCTCTGTGTTTTAATGgaggttatttttctttctctttcagttccttccttccttcatccctccttccttccctccttcatcctctccatctcctcccccactctcagaaaaagccataaaaataaatatgagagCAAGCCTAAACATCCCCTAAAGAAAAGATTatatttttcctagaaaaaaaaaaagtaatgatgaATTTGTTACATTTCAATAGCtgctccaaaaagaaaagaaaaaaaaaaccaaccacaaacccaatttttaattgcttgtttCTTTTGACATTTGCCATCAAACCCAGATATTCCTTGCTTGCCCCGGAATTCTCTCATTTCCCACTGACACTGGCTTTCAAATCCTGCCTGGGATGGATGCTGCCGGGGGAGAGCCAGGAGCTACAACTGCTATGAAAAGGGCATTTTCTTGGCCCGGTGTGCCAGTGTGGATAAACGGCAGCTGAAAAAGGCAGCCCCTTCTCAGGCTTTTTGTCCATCACAGCTCTGTACCCCACTTCCCCTctataaaaatgcctttaaacagcaatgtattttcttgtttatgtGCTGATGAAAACCCTGGTGTCAATGGTGTGGCAATGGGGCATCGCCCCACACCGGCCC contains:
- the PDZK1IP1 gene encoding PDZK1-interacting protein 1, whose protein sequence is MPARCLLLLLLGLLLALEPACCQEARGSLQPWSQGVIAVVVFLVLVAIAFVVNRFWCKEKVENVETAVSVEDKQEAVMSNGHEGRYLTAAADFRSKESQHAYENTLEPEERVITTAM